AATGTAGTGCGGTACGCCGAGGAGCACCCCGAGCTAGACGTGGTGCACGTGTGGCTCTCCGACGCCCCCAACAACAAGTGCGAGTGCGAGAACTGCCGTCCCCTCACCATCTCCGACTGGTACGCCCGGATCATCAACGCCCTGTCGGAGAAGCTGGCCGAGCGGGCCCCCGATACCCGGTTCGTCTTCCTCTGCTACTTCGAGCTCCTCTGGCCACCGGAGCAGGTGGAGATAGACGAGAGCCGGGGCAACGCCATCATGATGTTCGCCCCCATCAGCCGCTGCTACGGCCACGCTCTCCCCGATCCCGACTGCGACGACGGCCAGGAATGGACCCGGCCGCCTCTGAACCAGTTCTCGGCCTCCCGGAACAACGCCTACTTCATCCAGCGCCTGGCCGACTGGCGGAAGGCGTTCCAGGGCGACAGCTTCGACTTCGACTACCACCTCATGTGGGCCAACTGGCAGCAACTCACCGACACCGGCATCGCCCGCATCTACTACCAGGACCTGCAGAAGCTGAAGGACCTGGGGCTGGATGGGATCATCAGCTGCCAGTCCTTCCGCAACTTCTACCCCTCGGGGCTGGCCATGACCGTCCTCGCCGATGCCCTCTGGAACCCGGACGTCGCCTGGGAGGAACTCAGACGCGGCTACCTGGAAGCTGCCTTCGGCCCGCATGCTGACCTGGCGGACGCCTACCTCAGCCGCACCGAGGAGATGCTCGCCACCGAGGATCCGCACCGGCGCCAGCCACCCTTCTCCCACTGCGGTGGCCCGGCGCTGGTGGAGGCGGAGTCCTACCTGAGGGGGGTCCTGGAGGACCTGACGGACCGCCGTAAGGCCGAGCCCGACCGGGTCTACCGGCGTTCCCTGGAGCTGCTCTCCCATCACGCTCAGTTCCTCCTCCACCTGGTGGGCGCCTACCAGGTGCGCGCCGCGGGCAAGCCGGCCCTGTCCAACTTGGAGCTGGATCGGGCGGCGGACTTCCTGCGCCGTACCGAGGCTCGTGTCAGCCCATACCTGGACACAGAGCTGGCCCTGAGGTGCTCGGTGGAACCGCATCGGGTAGAGTAGAGCCGCCCGCGGTAGGGCGCATCGCACATGGAGCTGGCCGGTCTCTGATCAGAGGCCGGCCCCCTGTACCCGTTCCGACGGCGAGGTTAGGTCATTAGCCCCCTTCTTGGCCCCATCCTCGGTGCGCTTGACGACAGGCGCGGTCCTCTCGGTCCCCTCTTCGGCAGACGCAGGGGAGCCAATGGGCCAATCACACCAAACGTAGATCGAGCACCTGCCAGAGGCCAGCACCCTGGCCCCCGCGCCAATTGCCGCAGAGTCCTACTGGGGCTAACTTGGGGCTCGACGTCCTTGGCTTAGGAGGTGAGACCCGTGGGCCGACCCAACCTGCTCTTGCTCCTCACCGACCAGCAACGTGCCGACGCGCTGGGGGCGTCCGGCAACCCAGTCATCCGCACTCCGCACCTGGACCGCCTGGCGAGGGAGGGTGTGATCTTCTCCTCTGCCTACACTCCTTCACCCGTGTGCGTCTCTGCCCGCTGCTCGCTGATCTACGGGCAGTACCCCCATCGCACCGGCTGCGTGGACAACTCCGACCCCATGCCCGACGATCGCCCCTCTCTTATGGACGTCCTGAGCGAGGCCGGCTATCGCACCCACGGCATCGGCAAGATGCACTTCACCCCCGACTCCCAGGCCCTCCGAGGCTTCCACTCTCGCGAGCACCAGGAGGAACTGCGGGCCCGGGTGGAGGACGATGACTACCTCCAGTTCCTCCAGGCCCATGGGTTTGGTCACGTCTACGACCCCTTCGGCCAGCGGGGAGAGATGTACTACATCCCCCAACCGGCCCAGATGCCGGCTCACCTGCACGGCACTCAATGGGTGGGGGATCGGGCGGTGGACTTCCTCCGCCGCGCCGAGGCCAGCCAGCCCTTCTTCCTCTTCGTCAGCTTCATACATCCGCACCCGCCCTTCTCGCCCCCCACTCCCTGGAACAAGCTCTATCGGGCAGCGCTCATGCCGCTGCCCAAGAGCACCTTGAACGACGAAAGCCTGCACACCTACGCCAACAGATACCAGAA
The nucleotide sequence above comes from Anaerolineae bacterium. Encoded proteins:
- a CDS encoding DUF4838 domain-containing protein, with translation MSVTQVRWMRSGSGEDDRTLSHAARQLARYVERMTGDEWDVGPTREVGPAAGTAWLGVCNTMPEPPTGPMAPAPWDDGFAVWAQDGGLFIVGRNARSVLFGVYAFLERQGVRYVRPGRSGEVVPEREEIDLPEEPLVEEPRYRHRGLCIEGAPSVKHALGMVDWAAKKRMNTIFLQFFSSQYFYNRWYEHSYNPLYRGHPISEAQALTLDERVIAAMKRRGLVFHRVGHSWTSAAFDMPRSGWVKADDAEVPEQYRRFLAEVNGERKLFQGIPINTELCYSHQPALDRFVDNVVRYAEEHPELDVVHVWLSDAPNNKCECENCRPLTISDWYARIINALSEKLAERAPDTRFVFLCYFELLWPPEQVEIDESRGNAIMMFAPISRCYGHALPDPDCDDGQEWTRPPLNQFSASRNNAYFIQRLADWRKAFQGDSFDFDYHLMWANWQQLTDTGIARIYYQDLQKLKDLGLDGIISCQSFRNFYPSGLAMTVLADALWNPDVAWEELRRGYLEAAFGPHADLADAYLSRTEEMLATEDPHRRQPPFSHCGGPALVEAESYLRGVLEDLTDRRKAEPDRVYRRSLELLSHHAQFLLHLVGAYQVRAAGKPALSNLELDRAADFLRRTEARVSPYLDTELALRCSVEPHRVE